One region of Dokdonia sp. 4H-3-7-5 genomic DNA includes:
- a CDS encoding bifunctional 4-hydroxy-2-oxoglutarate aldolase/2-dehydro-3-deoxy-phosphogluconate aldolase: MARFTRLEVAQAMKDTGIVPLFYNESVEVGKQLLQACYSGGARVIEFTSRGDNAHKVFDELCAFAKAELPELILGVGSVTNAAAASLYLQLGANFVVTPVLREDIALVCNRRKVLWSPGCGSLTEIARAEELGCEIVKLFPGGIYGAQFVKAIKGPCPWTSVMPTGGVSPTRESLEEWFNAGVTCVGLGSKLIALDENGAWDYKKIEEKTALAIDLIKVIRGK; the protein is encoded by the coding sequence ATGGCAAGATTTACAAGATTAGAAGTAGCACAAGCGATGAAAGACACGGGAATTGTTCCTTTGTTTTATAATGAATCTGTTGAGGTAGGCAAGCAATTATTACAAGCTTGTTACAGCGGTGGTGCTCGAGTAATAGAGTTTACAAGCCGTGGTGATAATGCACATAAGGTATTTGATGAGTTGTGCGCTTTCGCGAAAGCGGAATTACCTGAGTTAATACTTGGCGTAGGTAGTGTTACGAACGCAGCAGCAGCATCTCTTTATTTGCAGTTAGGAGCAAACTTTGTGGTAACTCCTGTATTGCGTGAAGATATCGCCTTGGTGTGTAATAGAAGAAAAGTGCTATGGTCACCAGGTTGCGGATCACTTACAGAAATTGCCCGTGCCGAAGAACTAGGCTGTGAGATTGTAAAATTATTTCCAGGAGGTATTTATGGAGCCCAGTTTGTAAAAGCAATAAAAGGACCATGTCCCTGGACGTCAGTGATGCCTACAGGCGGTGTTTCTCCTACCAGAGAAAGTCTAGAAGAATGGTTTAATGCAGGAGTAACCTGCGTAGGACTAGGTTCAAAACTCATTGCTCTAGATGAGAATGGAGCATGGGATTATAAAAAAATAGAAGAAAAGACAGCTCTGGCTATTGATTTAATAAAAGTTATAAGAGGTAAATAA
- a CDS encoding sugar kinase, with the protein MSKVVTFGEIMLRLSTERFLRFSQAKTFGVTYGGGEFNVAVSLNNLGVSADFVTRLPSNEIGDTALQEIKKIGVGDKYIKRGGDRLGIYFLETGAGTRASNVVYDRAGSSMATITKGCFDWEKIFEGATWFHWSGITPAISEAAALECLEAVKVASKLGLSISTDLNYRSKLWKWGKEPKEVMPELLKYSNLILGDIDTAFFMLGEDKVGPNYQDEKSLPVLYDKLFKLCPNLKQVATTLRYSVSASHQRIGGLLYDGEQVYRAHIQEVTPVVDRVGSGDAFMGGLAFGLIDDPINKQRAVDIAVASCCLKHTIYGDYNLVSLQDIERFMDGDQSGKVSR; encoded by the coding sequence ATGAGTAAAGTAGTCACTTTTGGTGAGATTATGTTACGGCTCTCGACAGAGCGATTCTTGAGATTTTCTCAAGCCAAAACCTTTGGGGTAACCTATGGTGGAGGCGAATTTAATGTAGCAGTCTCACTTAATAATCTAGGCGTCTCTGCAGATTTTGTTACTAGGCTTCCTAGTAACGAGATAGGCGATACAGCTCTTCAAGAAATTAAGAAAATTGGAGTAGGCGATAAGTATATTAAAAGAGGAGGTGATAGACTAGGGATTTACTTTCTAGAAACAGGAGCCGGAACAAGAGCTAGCAACGTGGTATATGATCGCGCTGGTAGCTCTATGGCTACTATTACAAAAGGATGTTTTGACTGGGAAAAAATATTTGAAGGTGCAACTTGGTTTCACTGGAGTGGTATTACTCCAGCAATATCAGAAGCAGCAGCGCTAGAGTGTCTAGAGGCTGTAAAAGTCGCAAGTAAGTTGGGGCTCAGCATCTCTACAGATTTAAATTACCGTTCAAAACTTTGGAAATGGGGCAAGGAGCCTAAGGAGGTAATGCCAGAACTTCTTAAGTATAGTAATTTAATACTAGGAGATATAGATACTGCTTTTTTTATGCTAGGTGAGGACAAAGTAGGACCTAACTATCAAGATGAAAAATCACTCCCTGTTTTATATGACAAGCTTTTTAAACTATGCCCTAACCTCAAGCAGGTTGCGACCACATTAAGATACTCTGTGAGTGCATCTCACCAGCGCATAGGAGGATTATTATATGATGGTGAGCAAGTGTATAGGGCACACATTCAAGAAGTAACGCCCGTAGTAGACCGTGTAGGGAGTGGAGATGCATTTATGGGCGGTCTAGCCTTTGGACTCATAGACGACCCTATAAACAAGCAGCGTGCAGTAGATATTGCTGTAGCGTCTTGTTGTTTAAAACATACCATTTATGGTGATTACAATTTGGTCTCTTTACAAGATATAGAACGATTTATGGATGGAGATCAATCAGGAAAAGTTTCAAGATAA
- a CDS encoding SDR family NAD(P)-dependent oxidoreductase produces the protein MSNKGKVAIITGATGGIGFAVAKRLGHDGYTVVINGIQDEDGAKRLEELKAEGITAEYYGFDVTNDEAVTENIKKIGEKYGKIDVLVNNAGGLGGRSRFEEMTTEFYRFVMALNLDSVFFASRAAIPFLKKGDHPTIINYTSNAGWNAGGPGAGIYGTSKAGVHTITRALAKDLAEYGIRVNAVSPGTIDTPFHKQIKETKPEVFASWANNIMLGRLGQPDDVAGVVSFLASKDAAFLTAETIQVGGGQALGI, from the coding sequence ATGAGTAATAAAGGAAAAGTAGCTATCATAACTGGAGCCACAGGAGGAATAGGATTTGCAGTAGCAAAAAGACTAGGCCACGATGGATATACCGTTGTAATTAACGGAATTCAAGATGAAGATGGTGCAAAAAGACTTGAGGAGCTTAAGGCAGAAGGTATTACTGCCGAGTATTATGGCTTTGACGTTACTAATGATGAAGCTGTAACAGAAAATATCAAGAAAATAGGTGAGAAGTACGGTAAGATAGATGTACTTGTAAACAACGCTGGTGGACTAGGTGGTCGTTCAAGATTTGAAGAGATGACTACAGAGTTTTACAGATTTGTAATGGCGCTTAACTTAGACTCAGTATTCTTTGCTTCTAGAGCAGCAATACCATTCCTTAAGAAAGGAGATCACCCTACAATCATTAACTATACATCTAATGCTGGATGGAATGCAGGTGGACCAGGAGCAGGTATTTATGGTACTTCAAAAGCTGGAGTGCATACAATCACGAGAGCACTAGCAAAGGATCTTGCAGAATATGGTATCCGTGTGAATGCAGTATCACCAGGAACTATTGATACACCTTTCCACAAGCAAATTAAAGAGACTAAGCCAGAAGTGTTTGCTTCATGGGCAAATAATATTATGTTAGGTCGTCTTGGACAGCCAGATGATGTAGCGGGTGTAGTATCATTCCTTGCGAGTAAAGATGCCGCCTTCTTAACTGCCGAAACAATTCAAGTAGGCGGTGGTCAAGCATTAGGTATTTAA
- a CDS encoding MFS transporter, translating into MKLKGLRWWVVGLIALATVINYIDRQALVVLWPSIAEDLYPDKTTTERKEIYALISVVFMFSYAFGQSIFGKIFDKVGTRFGFVLSIGFWSIATALHALANGVLSFSIFRSILGVSEAGNWPGAAKGNAEWFPATERAFAQGLFNSGAAIGGIVAIPTIAFLTVYFSWQMIFVIIGLIGLLWLVPWLILVKAPPKSHPWLTELEKQHILKGQKIKEETEKDEKLREYNPPVGELLSKKQSWGVIIASAAIDPIWWLFVFWIPIYLSEVYGMDVKAIGIYGWVPYVGAMFGAWFGGLLAQNRLKSGWNINKTRKMVITLGCIIMLPALLALSNPGSPIAAVLIMAVVLFGFQTAIGNVQTLPSDLYGKKTVGTLSGFAGTAAKLTGAGLVALVPKLTVGGNYTPAFVIGAALAFIVIASVWILIPKIELLKSNR; encoded by the coding sequence ATGAAACTTAAAGGACTAAGATGGTGGGTTGTAGGGCTTATTGCACTGGCAACTGTTATTAATTATATAGACCGTCAAGCTCTAGTTGTTTTATGGCCTAGTATAGCAGAAGATTTATATCCAGATAAGACTACAACAGAGAGAAAAGAAATCTACGCTTTGATATCGGTAGTTTTTATGTTTTCATATGCTTTTGGACAATCCATTTTTGGGAAAATCTTTGATAAAGTAGGGACCCGATTTGGTTTTGTATTATCAATTGGATTTTGGTCTATCGCTACAGCACTACATGCACTAGCAAATGGAGTATTGAGTTTCTCAATCTTCAGATCAATATTAGGAGTTTCTGAAGCCGGAAACTGGCCTGGAGCAGCCAAAGGAAATGCCGAATGGTTTCCAGCCACAGAGAGAGCGTTTGCACAAGGATTATTTAATTCTGGAGCGGCTATAGGCGGTATCGTTGCAATCCCCACGATTGCTTTTTTGACTGTTTATTTTAGTTGGCAAATGATATTTGTAATCATCGGTCTTATAGGATTGTTATGGTTAGTTCCTTGGTTAATTTTAGTAAAAGCACCACCTAAGAGTCACCCGTGGTTAACAGAACTAGAAAAGCAGCATATTTTAAAAGGTCAAAAAATAAAAGAAGAGACAGAGAAAGATGAAAAACTAAGGGAGTATAACCCTCCTGTAGGAGAGTTGCTATCTAAAAAGCAAAGTTGGGGAGTTATCATTGCCTCCGCGGCGATAGATCCAATATGGTGGCTGTTTGTTTTTTGGATCCCTATATACCTTTCAGAAGTGTATGGTATGGATGTAAAAGCGATAGGTATCTATGGTTGGGTTCCTTATGTAGGAGCTATGTTTGGAGCTTGGTTTGGTGGTTTATTAGCGCAAAATAGATTGAAATCAGGATGGAATATTAATAAAACCCGTAAGATGGTAATTACTCTTGGTTGTATTATTATGCTTCCAGCACTTCTTGCTTTGTCAAATCCAGGATCACCTATAGCAGCTGTATTGATTATGGCAGTAGTGCTCTTTGGGTTTCAAACAGCAATAGGAAATGTACAAACACTACCAAGTGATTTGTACGGTAAAAAGACAGTAGGTACACTTTCAGGCTTTGCAGGAACAGCAGCAAAACTCACAGGAGCAGGTCTCGTTGCACTAGTGCCTAAATTAACAGTAGGAGGTAATTATACACCAGCATTTGTAATAGGCGCAGCATTAGCATTTATAGTAATAGCAAGTGTATGGATATTGATTCCTAAAATTGAACTTCTTAAATCAAATAGATAA
- a CDS encoding FadR/GntR family transcriptional regulator — protein MKLETRTKTTENKDTGLEIIGQIRDIINLKNLEPGDKLPSERMLSDRFEVTRSSVREAIQKLEFYGILKSIPQSGTFVANIGVIALNGMIDDILKLEDPDFKSLVETRILLELKTARLAAIRRTDSDLKKMRQALDAYTEKVINGEDAVQEDLLFHLAIAKASGNSTMNNFMLIITPEIITNFEKYHVCDSGMSQSAIEEHEKIYLAIEQQNPQEAKAMMKKHFKALYQYCYNI, from the coding sequence ATGAAACTGGAGACACGTACAAAGACGACAGAAAATAAGGATACAGGTTTAGAGATTATTGGTCAAATTAGAGATATAATAAATTTGAAAAATCTGGAGCCTGGTGATAAGTTACCTTCTGAGCGTATGCTCTCTGATCGGTTTGAAGTGACTCGCAGTAGTGTGAGAGAAGCTATTCAAAAATTAGAATTTTATGGTATTCTTAAATCGATTCCTCAGAGTGGAACTTTTGTGGCAAACATAGGTGTGATTGCCCTTAATGGGATGATAGATGATATTCTTAAACTTGAAGATCCAGACTTCAAATCGTTAGTCGAAACACGTATTCTATTAGAACTTAAAACTGCCAGACTGGCTGCAATAAGGCGTACAGATAGTGATCTTAAAAAAATGCGACAAGCGCTAGACGCTTACACAGAAAAAGTAATTAATGGTGAAGATGCGGTTCAAGAAGACTTGCTCTTTCACCTTGCCATTGCAAAGGCATCTGGTAATAGTACAATGAACAATTTCATGCTGATTATTACTCCAGAAATTATTACAAATTTTGAAAAATATCATGTTTGTGATTCCGGAATGTCACAATCGGCTATAGAAGAGCATGAGAAAATCTACCTCGCAATTGAGCAACAAAATCCTCAAGAAGCAAAAGCAATGATGAAAAAACACTTCAAAGCACTGTATCAATATTGCTATAATATTTAA
- a CDS encoding polysaccharide lyase family 7 protein, with protein MLKTFIILCTLLLSASLSLGQTSENNGNSPSGRDEISTSKISKRKKKRKKYKLPKVDLSHWKVTIPVGEPKIIEVDPPEILNYATNEVLKPYMYNDSTKGALVFHAVPAQTTTNTKYSRSELREQMVPGNNSVNWTFAQGGKLKVKMAMDKISRDENGKYHKTIITQIHGRLTNEQRDEIGQKDNNAPPILKIYWQNGKIRVKTKKLRTSNIGPVEILKKESWVDDEGFNFEQKVGFKKFTIEVEVEEGKMVISLNGQEYKTYEDVHMQRWGVFENYFKVGNYLQTRDENAFADVRVYNIEVEH; from the coding sequence ATGTTGAAGACTTTTATAATATTATGCACACTATTACTTTCTGCAAGTTTGTCTTTAGGGCAAACTTCAGAAAATAATGGTAACTCACCTTCTGGGCGAGATGAAATTAGTACTAGTAAAATATCAAAAAGGAAGAAAAAACGTAAAAAATATAAGTTACCAAAGGTAGATCTATCTCACTGGAAAGTAACAATTCCAGTAGGTGAGCCGAAGATTATTGAAGTGGATCCTCCAGAGATTTTGAATTATGCCACAAATGAAGTTTTAAAACCCTACATGTACAATGACTCTACAAAAGGAGCTCTTGTTTTTCATGCAGTACCTGCACAGACCACTACAAATACAAAATATTCTAGGTCAGAGCTCAGAGAGCAGATGGTGCCAGGTAATAATTCTGTAAACTGGACTTTTGCACAAGGCGGTAAACTTAAAGTGAAAATGGCCATGGATAAAATTTCTCGTGATGAGAATGGTAAGTATCACAAAACAATTATCACGCAGATACACGGTAGACTTACTAATGAGCAGCGTGATGAGATTGGACAGAAAGATAATAATGCGCCTCCTATTTTAAAAATTTATTGGCAGAATGGTAAAATAAGAGTAAAAACAAAGAAATTGAGAACTTCTAATATTGGACCTGTAGAAATTCTAAAAAAAGAATCGTGGGTTGATGATGAAGGTTTTAATTTTGAACAAAAGGTAGGTTTTAAAAAATTTACTATTGAGGTAGAAGTAGAAGAAGGGAAAATGGTAATCTCTCTTAATGGTCAAGAGTATAAAACTTATGAAGATGTACACATGCAACGATGGGGTGTTTTTGAAAACTACTTTAAGGTTGGAAACTATCTTCAAACAAGAGACGAGAATGCATTTGCAGATGTTAGAGTCTACAATATAGAGGTTGAGCATTAA
- a CDS encoding PKD domain-containing protein, with amino-acid sequence MRYFITPRKFVFLLIGMVISVSCENELDLPEAGSRADTMPPEANFSATRDVNNFDIYTFSNLSTSATAYSWDYGDGNTSTTIDGQNQYAAEGVYTITLTASDALGITSTFSSDIEVIEPEEPDAIIPVILEASFEDNSLPDGTGDGRDSWRNSDLGGVIQINTSSSVPDGSQAAKFPSDGSRIAYQEIEVTPNTDYTITYSYRLEGAGGEATVAILPGGGYTDLTVAQGAAIVEFTGSEEDYTLTTLNFNSGVSSTVSILIYNASVEARVDNFTAAVQ; translated from the coding sequence ATGAGATATTTTATAACACCAAGAAAATTCGTTTTTCTTTTAATAGGTATGGTTATTTCAGTTTCTTGTGAGAATGAATTAGATCTTCCAGAGGCGGGAAGTCGCGCAGATACAATGCCTCCAGAAGCTAACTTTTCTGCTACAAGAGATGTAAATAACTTTGATATTTATACGTTTTCCAACCTTTCAACAAGCGCAACAGCATATAGTTGGGATTATGGAGATGGTAATACGTCAACGACAATTGATGGTCAAAATCAATATGCTGCTGAAGGAGTATATACGATTACGCTAACAGCATCAGATGCTTTAGGTATAACAAGTACATTTTCATCAGATATTGAGGTAATTGAGCCAGAAGAACCAGATGCGATTATTCCAGTAATACTAGAAGCTAGTTTTGAAGATAACTCCTTGCCAGATGGTACTGGAGATGGACGTGACTCTTGGAGAAATTCTGACTTAGGAGGCGTTATCCAGATTAATACAAGCTCTTCTGTTCCTGATGGAAGTCAAGCAGCAAAATTTCCAAGTGACGGAAGCAGAATTGCATACCAAGAAATTGAGGTGACTCCTAACACAGATTATACTATTACGTACTCTTATAGATTAGAAGGAGCAGGAGGAGAAGCAACTGTTGCTATTTTACCAGGTGGAGGTTATACAGATCTTACTGTAGCACAAGGAGCTGCAATTGTAGAATTTACAGGATCAGAAGAAGACTACACTCTTACAACGCTTAATTTCAACTCAGGCGTGAGTAGCACGGTAAGTATTCTAATTTATAATGCTAGTGTCGAAGCAAGAGTAGACAATTTTACTGCAGCAGTACAATAA
- a CDS encoding RagB/SusD family nutrient uptake outer membrane protein, producing the protein MKTYKFLMMLLVVVSFASCGDDFLEPVPTAVLVGDTFPTNESDLESVLTTVYDALQGVNSLEITNNNLNHGQQIEFYVTEMLSDNTRSKSGEGEAGQFDNFTVQPTNGFVFDYYRSMYSVITRANLVLENIDLAITDGDRIEGEARFMRALAYFNLVRSFGDVPLIDGPISIEDVETQFTRVPTSEIYSFIVADLQSAASKLGSTTTANRASKAAAQGILAKVYLTQRSNYGEAQSLLEEIIASQEYALESDFREVFYNEANGENIFTVGYVASSSLDSQNFSAEMLNGVGRTSGVNYVTDEAIAALDEFGGDRAQYSKRVDAGQPTQTQVVKYLPNGDASLGIEPTSSDPTSAGNDWIILRYSDVLLMHVEAILAGGAVTQSSNALESFQEVRNRAGLTDIVEEVTSEQLLIERRVELAFENHRIHDLKRFGTAQQVLTDFSNANGHSFSATDLLLPLPQFEVNLSNGLLTQNPGY; encoded by the coding sequence ATGAAAACATATAAATTTTTAATGATGTTATTAGTTGTTGTGAGCTTTGCCTCTTGCGGTGACGATTTTTTAGAGCCTGTACCAACAGCTGTGTTAGTAGGTGATACTTTTCCAACAAATGAAAGTGATCTTGAATCTGTTCTTACTACAGTTTACGATGCGCTTCAAGGAGTTAATAGTCTTGAGATTACAAATAACAATCTTAATCATGGGCAGCAAATAGAGTTTTATGTAACAGAAATGTTAAGTGATAACACAAGGTCAAAAAGTGGAGAAGGAGAGGCAGGACAGTTTGATAACTTCACAGTACAGCCTACTAATGGTTTTGTGTTTGATTACTACCGTAGTATGTACAGCGTCATTACAAGAGCAAATCTAGTTCTTGAAAATATTGACCTAGCAATTACAGATGGTGACCGTATTGAAGGAGAAGCTCGTTTTATGAGGGCACTAGCTTATTTTAATCTTGTACGTTCTTTTGGAGATGTACCATTAATAGACGGCCCAATCTCAATAGAAGATGTAGAGACACAATTTACACGCGTTCCTACTAGTGAAATCTATAGCTTTATTGTAGCAGACTTACAATCTGCGGCTTCTAAGTTAGGAAGTACGACTACTGCAAATAGAGCTTCAAAAGCTGCTGCTCAAGGAATCTTAGCCAAAGTGTATTTAACGCAAAGAAGCAACTATGGAGAAGCTCAGAGTTTACTAGAGGAAATTATAGCAAGTCAAGAATATGCTCTTGAGTCTGATTTTAGAGAAGTATTTTATAACGAAGCAAATGGTGAAAACATTTTTACTGTTGGTTATGTAGCAAGTTCTTCACTAGATAGTCAAAACTTTTCGGCAGAGATGCTTAACGGTGTTGGTCGTACGAGTGGTGTAAATTATGTGACAGATGAGGCAATTGCCGCATTAGATGAGTTTGGAGGAGATAGAGCACAATATTCAAAGAGAGTAGATGCAGGACAGCCTACACAAACACAAGTGGTAAAGTATTTACCTAATGGTGATGCGAGTTTAGGAATTGAGCCTACAAGCTCAGATCCTACAAGTGCAGGTAATGATTGGATTATTCTTAGATATTCTGATGTATTACTTATGCATGTCGAGGCTATTTTAGCTGGAGGTGCAGTAACTCAATCATCAAACGCCTTAGAATCTTTTCAAGAAGTAAGAAACAGAGCAGGCTTAACTGATATTGTAGAAGAAGTTACATCAGAGCAATTACTAATAGAACGTCGTGTTGAATTAGCTTTTGAAAATCATAGAATACATGATTTGAAAAGATTTGGAACAGCACAACAAGTACTAACTGATTTTTCTAATGCCAACGGACATAGCTTTAGTGCTACAGATCTCTTATTACCACTTCCTCAGTTTGAGGTTAACTTGAGTAATGGTCTATTAACACAAAACCCTGGCTACTAA
- a CDS encoding SusC/RagA family TonB-linked outer membrane protein gives MNVKTKFSLVLFLLCGVLLYGQESYLLKGTVVSEEGNSPIPGVNVSVLNSQTGVSTDFDGNYEISVTANDIVQFTYVGFTPQVVTITGQTRADIVLKIDAGTLDEVVVIGYGSQSRTKITGAVGKVKNEDLDQIAVGTANEALVGQVAGLNIQATEGEAGSNSTINIRGIGSIAGASGPLLVVDGVVLDAEFLNTVDVNDIESVEVLKDAASAAIYGSRASGGVIIISTKQGKEGKTRFSYNTFTGFKEARQSDAYDISVAKSHAEELAQTGELSLRSQYRELIGIDQSWQDRIFDGGIIESHSLSARGGSEKTKFNTSLSYLHDEGVLLTDDFKKYNFRLKVDTEVNDKFSFGANIAPSYTNRRRFDGSTHDILRQQPWLPTYHDENSIQYVDRNVFPNVQIGDYAQERHFDNYDLFGDGSELVDISTTSNQNPAAKVLERHRTDEQFRMYGNFYGKYELAKGLSFKATLGGDYQNRKQRRWQGVEASRNGASAAQLDLDTFDQIHILTEGLLSYDTSFGSHNISAILGASAEKWDREYSAIGVNGFENDLIQTLGGGTSVIENISYNTEERLVSFFGRVNYSFEDKYLASASLRTDGHSSFGVNNKYGYFPAVSVGWNLAREDFLSESDVISDLKLRGSYGFTGNKDISLGSGVISDNIELYPSLQLYGPNSAVFGNEVSSGLAPINVANPDLQWERSSETNVALDFGFFNGRISGSIDAYNKVSDQLLLNVPISTTTGFREGLANRGEVVNRGIEVELRTRNITNEKFTWRTTILASTNENELTDFAGASGLITNVDDKRAAEWITLEGQPISSFYGFVVDREVPVEFITDPYAVVGGEAQDVYVRDLNGDGLIDDDDKTVIGDPFPDLVWSIANDFQIGDVDFSFTFQGSWGAEVRNIADQYIFNHFSSREGTNLEVATDQNFLQQKIFTDAIISDASYVALRTLNLGYTLDSDLISQVGLSSARVYVSGQNLLYFTADGYTGWNPESYQNEGALNVGYQRGGNPIARTISLGLNLEF, from the coding sequence ATGAATGTAAAAACTAAGTTTTCCTTAGTCCTTTTTCTTTTATGCGGTGTTTTACTGTATGGGCAGGAAAGTTACTTATTAAAGGGAACTGTTGTGTCTGAGGAGGGGAATTCTCCTATCCCAGGTGTGAATGTATCAGTGCTCAATTCTCAAACGGGAGTTTCTACTGATTTTGATGGTAACTATGAGATTTCTGTTACCGCAAACGATATAGTGCAGTTTACATATGTAGGTTTTACTCCACAAGTAGTAACGATAACTGGACAGACTAGAGCAGATATAGTCTTGAAAATTGATGCAGGAACGCTAGATGAGGTTGTTGTAATAGGCTATGGGTCTCAATCTAGAACAAAAATCACAGGTGCTGTAGGAAAAGTAAAAAATGAAGATCTTGATCAAATAGCTGTAGGAACCGCTAATGAAGCCTTAGTAGGGCAAGTAGCAGGTCTTAATATACAAGCTACAGAAGGAGAAGCAGGATCAAATTCAACTATCAACATTAGAGGTATTGGGTCAATAGCAGGAGCTAGTGGACCTCTTCTTGTAGTAGATGGTGTTGTACTAGATGCCGAATTTTTAAACACAGTAGATGTAAATGATATTGAATCTGTAGAGGTTCTTAAAGATGCGGCTTCGGCGGCAATCTATGGTTCGCGAGCATCTGGTGGTGTAATAATCATTTCTACAAAACAAGGTAAGGAAGGTAAAACTCGTTTTAGCTACAATACTTTTACTGGTTTTAAAGAAGCTAGACAAAGTGATGCTTATGACATAAGTGTAGCAAAGTCACATGCAGAAGAGCTCGCACAAACTGGCGAACTTTCTTTGCGTTCTCAGTATAGAGAGCTTATAGGTATAGATCAGTCTTGGCAAGATCGCATTTTTGACGGTGGTATTATAGAGAGTCATTCTCTAAGTGCTAGAGGAGGTAGTGAGAAAACAAAATTTAATACATCACTTTCTTATTTACATGATGAAGGTGTACTTCTTACCGACGATTTCAAAAAATATAACTTTAGATTAAAAGTAGATACAGAGGTAAATGATAAGTTTTCTTTTGGAGCAAATATTGCTCCGTCATACACAAACAGAAGACGTTTTGATGGTTCTACACATGATATTTTAAGACAACAACCTTGGTTGCCTACGTATCACGATGAAAATTCAATTCAGTATGTAGATCGCAATGTCTTTCCAAATGTTCAGATAGGTGATTATGCTCAAGAGCGTCACTTTGATAACTATGATCTTTTTGGAGACGGAAGCGAGTTAGTAGATATAAGTACTACAAGTAACCAAAATCCTGCTGCAAAAGTATTAGAAAGACATAGAACAGATGAGCAGTTTAGAATGTACGGTAACTTCTATGGAAAATACGAACTAGCCAAAGGTCTTAGCTTCAAAGCTACCTTAGGTGGGGATTATCAAAACAGAAAGCAAAGACGCTGGCAAGGTGTTGAAGCTAGTCGTAACGGAGCTTCTGCAGCGCAGTTAGATCTTGATACGTTTGATCAAATTCACATCTTAACGGAGGGATTATTATCTTACGATACCTCTTTTGGATCGCATAATATAAGTGCTATTCTTGGAGCATCGGCAGAGAAGTGGGATCGCGAGTATAGCGCTATTGGTGTAAATGGATTTGAAAACGATTTAATACAAACCCTAGGTGGAGGTACATCTGTAATAGAAAATATTTCATATAATACAGAGGAGCGTTTAGTTTCTTTCTTTGGACGTGTTAATTATTCTTTTGAAGATAAATATTTAGCTTCTGCAAGTTTAAGAACAGATGGACATTCATCTTTTGGTGTAAACAATAAATATGGTTATTTCCCAGCAGTGTCTGTTGGTTGGAACCTTGCTAGAGAAGATTTCTTAAGCGAGAGTGATGTAATAAGCGATTTAAAGCTAAGAGGAAGTTACGGATTTACAGGAAACAAAGATATTAGTCTTGGTAGTGGTGTAATTTCTGATAATATTGAGTTGTACCCTTCTTTACAACTATATGGACCTAACTCTGCAGTCTTTGGAAACGAAGTTTCTAGTGGTTTAGCTCCAATAAATGTTGCAAATCCAGATTTGCAGTGGGAACGTTCTAGCGAAACAAACGTAGCTTTAGATTTTGGTTTCTTTAATGGTAGGATCTCTGGATCTATAGATGCATATAATAAAGTTTCTGACCAATTATTGTTAAATGTGCCTATCTCAACTACAACAGGTTTTAGAGAAGGACTTGCAAATCGCGGAGAGGTTGTAAATAGAGGTATTGAAGTAGAATTGAGAACTCGCAATATTACTAATGAGAAATTCACATGGAGAACGACAATACTGGCATCTACAAATGAAAATGAGTTGACAGACTTTGCTGGGGCAAGCGGACTTATTACTAATGTAGATGATAAAAGAGCTGCAGAGTGGATTACACTAGAAGGACAGCCTATATCCTCTTTCTACGGTTTTGTAGTAGATAGAGAGGTGCCTGTAGAATTTATAACAGATCCTTACGCAGTGGTAGGTGGAGAAGCTCAAGATGTATATGTAAGAGATCTAAATGGAGATGGCTTAATTGATGATGATGATAAAACAGTTATAGGAGACCCTTTTCCAGATCTTGTATGGAGTATAGCAAATGATTTTCAAATAGGAGATGTTGATTTTAGCTTCACCTTTCAAGGAAGCTGGGGAGCAGAAGTGCGTAACATAGCAGATCAATATATATTTAATCACTTCAGTAGTCGTGAGGGTACAAACCTTGAGGTAGCTACAGATCAGAATTTCTTACAACAAAAGATTTTTACAGATGCTATCATCTCAGATGCATCATACGTAGCATTACGCACATTGAATCTAGGTTACACATTAGACTCAGATCTTATAAGTCAAGTAGGCTTAAGTAGTGCTAGGGTTTATGTTTCAGGACAAAATCTTTTATACTTCACAGCAGATGGTTATACAGGATGGAATCCGGAATCATATCAAAATGAAGGTGCTTTAAATGTAGGATATCAGCGTGGAGGAAATCCTATAGCTCGTACCATATCATTAGGATTAAACTTAGAATTTTAA